A window from Elusimicrobiota bacterium encodes these proteins:
- a CDS encoding PhoH-like protein, whose translation MATKRIHLKSQEEALVLFGQNDQYLRDLERRYHVQFFIRPSSLPSGEGLTLAMRGRAPDIDKVIAALEARRMTPGLPAKMPDSLQVSAAETASREIVVRTVTGGAIVPRTSHQKEYIQAMREYDMVLGLGPAGTGKTFLAVAYAVSELQAGRVTRIVLTRPVVEAGEKLGFLPGDFYDKVHPYLRPLYDAFFTIVGPDRFRLLKEDEVIEIVPLAYMRGRTLDDALIILDEAQNTTPEQMKMFLTRMGQHSKVIINGDLTQIDLENKRRSGLLKIERILHGIEGVGMVRFSSEDVVRHQLVQKIIQAYEEFEREESGQARQATGG comes from the coding sequence ATGGCGACCAAGCGAATTCACCTAAAGAGCCAAGAAGAGGCGTTGGTTCTCTTCGGACAAAACGACCAATATTTGCGCGATCTTGAGCGGCGTTACCACGTTCAGTTTTTTATTCGTCCTTCCTCACTGCCTTCCGGCGAAGGCTTGACATTGGCCATGAGGGGCCGTGCTCCTGATATTGACAAGGTCATTGCGGCGCTTGAGGCGAGACGTATGACGCCGGGCCTTCCGGCCAAAATGCCGGATTCTTTGCAGGTGAGCGCCGCTGAAACAGCCAGCCGAGAAATTGTGGTTCGAACCGTAACGGGTGGGGCCATTGTTCCGAGAACCTCCCATCAAAAAGAATATATTCAAGCCATGCGTGAGTACGATATGGTTTTGGGATTGGGGCCCGCGGGAACCGGAAAAACTTTTCTTGCTGTCGCCTATGCCGTTTCTGAACTTCAAGCAGGCCGGGTCACCCGCATTGTACTGACACGACCAGTGGTCGAGGCCGGAGAAAAATTGGGGTTTTTGCCGGGAGATTTTTACGATAAAGTTCATCCCTATTTGCGGCCTCTCTATGATGCCTTTTTCACCATTGTCGGCCCGGACCGCTTCCGGCTTTTAAAAGAAGACGAGGTCATCGAAATTGTTCCTTTGGCGTACATGCGGGGTCGCACGTTGGATGACGCATTGATTATTTTGGACGAAGCCCAAAATACCACACCTGAACAAATGAAAATGTTTTTGACCCGCATGGGCCAACATTCCAAGGTCATCATCAATGGTGATTTGACGCAGATAGATTTGGAAAATAAACGACGATCGGGGCTATTGAAAATAGAACGCATTCTCCATGGAATTGAGGGGGTCGGAATGGTTCGCTTTTCAAGTGAAGATGTGGTGCGTCATCAATTGGTTCAGAAAATTATCCAAGCTTATGAAGAGTTTGAACGCGAAGAGAGTGGGCAAGCTCGCCAAGCGACAGGCGGATAG
- the panB gene encoding 3-methyl-2-oxobutanoate hydroxymethyltransferase codes for MERNTILTLQSKKKTKSPIVALTCYDAASARLIDEIGVDVALVGDSLANTRLGYPNTLPVTLDEMIHHTKAASRGIRQSLLVADMPFQSYEYAPWMAAQAAGRFVKEAGAQAVKVEGGERVIVSVRAILNANVPVMGHLGLTPQSFHQQGGYRVQGRTMKAAAQLLKEAKLLENTGVFALVLEGVPESLANRVTKALKIPTIGIGAGAGCDGQILVLDDVLGFSEGPSPKFVAAYAQVRPLMKAALKRFSADVRARRFPSARHSYH; via the coding sequence GTGGAACGGAACACAATTCTTACCCTGCAATCTAAAAAGAAAACCAAAAGCCCTATAGTTGCGTTGACCTGTTATGACGCGGCTTCGGCTCGCTTGATTGATGAAATAGGAGTCGATGTGGCCTTGGTCGGAGACTCGCTCGCGAATACACGGCTTGGATATCCCAACACGCTTCCGGTGACTTTGGATGAAATGATCCATCACACCAAAGCGGCGAGCCGAGGAATTCGCCAATCCCTTCTTGTTGCGGATATGCCCTTTCAATCCTACGAATATGCGCCATGGATGGCGGCCCAAGCGGCCGGCCGCTTTGTTAAAGAAGCCGGCGCTCAGGCGGTCAAAGTGGAAGGAGGAGAGCGCGTGATTGTATCCGTTCGAGCTATTCTGAACGCGAATGTGCCGGTCATGGGACATTTGGGACTGACTCCTCAATCTTTTCATCAACAGGGGGGCTATCGGGTTCAGGGGCGGACGATGAAAGCCGCGGCGCAATTACTAAAGGAAGCCAAGTTGCTTGAAAATACAGGTGTGTTTGCGCTTGTCTTAGAAGGAGTTCCAGAAAGTTTGGCCAACCGCGTCACGAAGGCCCTAAAAATTCCAACGATTGGCATCGGTGCCGGAGCGGGATGTGATGGTCAAATTCTCGTGTTGGACGATGTCCTTGGATTTTCAGAAGGTCCAAGTCCCAAATTTGTGGCCGCCTATGCCCAGGTTCGCCCCCTTATGAAGGCCGCTCTTAAACGATTTTCAGCGGATGTCCGCGCGCGCCGTTTCCCGAGTGCAAGGCACAGCTATCATTAA
- the aspS gene encoding Aspartate--tRNA ligase encodes MRTVYCAAVSEKELGQSVTLSGWVHSRRDHGGVLFIDLRDRTGLIQVVFNPEPAALFGEAEQLRSEFVIQVKGKVRQRPEGTRNPNLATGNVEVLAESLVVFNKAKTPPFEISEHNESSEDVRLKYRYLDLRRPTLQRNMLLRDAMSHTIRNFLHQEGFLEIETPMLTRSTPEGARDFLVPSRLTPGAFYALPQSPQLFKQVLMVSGFDRYYQIARCFRDEDLRADRQPEFTQVDLELSFADEADIMHLIEKLIALCFKQALGIDIKLPLPKLSYAEAHRRFGSDKPDLRISPEIFDFTSIFSATGFERIKNNLKSGGSVKGLLHAGGAAFSRKEIDDLTKFAQSVGAQGLAWLKVLESGEIESPIAKFLTAEEKSAVPSLAQAKKGDIVFLVSDKTKNAEAILGALRLHLWHKYVVKQTPPSLKEKTEMLWVTDFPLFEWSDEDKRWVSVHHPFTTPRPEDIEALTKLDARAEVQNPHSILGTFRARAYDLVLNGTELGGGSIRIHNAHIQRIILSLLGLSAEEMQDKFGFLLDALESGAPPHGGIALGLDRLVALLVGEDSIRDVIAFPKTAKGTCLVSGAPGQPEPRQLKDLNIQVHLPQNPISTEKPVGSTS; translated from the coding sequence ATGCGAACTGTCTATTGTGCGGCTGTTTCCGAGAAGGAATTGGGGCAGTCTGTTACTTTGTCGGGGTGGGTTCATTCCCGTCGAGATCATGGCGGCGTGTTGTTCATTGACCTACGAGACCGCACTGGCCTTATTCAAGTGGTTTTCAATCCGGAACCGGCGGCTTTGTTCGGGGAAGCGGAGCAGTTGCGTTCCGAGTTCGTCATTCAAGTCAAAGGAAAGGTTCGCCAACGACCTGAAGGAACGCGAAATCCAAATTTGGCCACCGGCAATGTCGAAGTCTTGGCAGAATCGCTGGTGGTGTTCAATAAGGCAAAAACTCCACCCTTTGAGATTTCTGAACACAATGAATCTTCCGAAGATGTTCGCTTGAAATACCGCTATTTGGATTTGCGTCGGCCGACACTTCAAAGAAACATGTTACTTCGAGACGCCATGAGCCACACCATCCGCAATTTCCTTCACCAAGAGGGATTTCTTGAAATCGAAACGCCGATGTTGACGCGCTCCACTCCAGAAGGGGCCCGCGACTTTTTGGTTCCTTCTCGCCTCACTCCCGGCGCTTTCTATGCTTTGCCCCAATCGCCTCAACTTTTTAAACAGGTGTTGATGGTGAGCGGTTTTGATCGCTATTATCAAATCGCACGTTGTTTTCGAGATGAAGATTTGAGGGCCGATCGCCAACCTGAATTTACCCAGGTTGATTTGGAATTGTCGTTCGCGGATGAGGCCGACATCATGCACCTCATCGAAAAACTGATAGCGCTCTGTTTCAAACAAGCGTTGGGGATTGATATCAAACTTCCTCTTCCCAAACTTTCTTACGCTGAGGCCCATCGAAGATTTGGATCTGATAAACCAGATCTCCGAATTTCCCCTGAAATTTTTGATTTCACCTCCATTTTCTCCGCCACAGGTTTCGAGCGCATTAAGAACAATTTAAAGTCAGGCGGTTCGGTCAAAGGGTTGCTTCATGCGGGGGGCGCGGCTTTTTCCAGAAAGGAGATCGACGATTTGACCAAGTTTGCACAATCCGTTGGAGCGCAAGGGCTTGCATGGTTGAAAGTTCTTGAAAGCGGGGAAATAGAATCACCGATTGCCAAGTTTCTAACAGCGGAAGAGAAGTCCGCTGTTCCCTCTCTTGCCCAAGCCAAGAAAGGAGATATTGTTTTCTTGGTCTCGGACAAAACAAAAAATGCCGAGGCCATTTTGGGAGCCCTCCGGCTTCATTTATGGCACAAGTACGTGGTGAAACAGACCCCCCCTTCTTTAAAAGAAAAAACCGAAATGTTGTGGGTCACTGATTTTCCACTTTTTGAATGGAGTGATGAGGACAAAAGATGGGTCAGTGTGCATCATCCCTTCACCACACCTCGCCCTGAAGATATTGAGGCGTTGACCAAACTGGATGCACGCGCGGAAGTTCAAAATCCCCATTCTATTTTGGGAACCTTTCGCGCGCGTGCCTATGATTTGGTTTTGAATGGCACTGAGTTGGGTGGAGGTAGCATTCGTATCCACAACGCGCACATTCAACGCATCATTCTTTCTTTGTTGGGGCTTTCCGCTGAAGAAATGCAAGACAAATTTGGATTTCTCCTGGACGCGCTGGAATCCGGTGCTCCTCCCCACGGTGGAATTGCGTTGGGACTCGACCGGTTGGTGGCCCTTTTGGTGGGAGAGGATTCCATCCGAGACGTAATTGCATTCCCGAAAACCGCCAAGGGTACCTGCTTGGTCAGTGGCGCGCCGGGTCAACCGGAGCCACGCCAACTAAAAGACCTCAACATCCAAGTCCATTTGCCTCAGAACCCCATTTCCACTGAGAAACCCGTGGGTTCAACTTCGTAA
- the metG gene encoding Methionine--tRNA ligase, whose protein sequence is MKTIYLTTPLYYVNDVPHIGHAYTTIAADILARWNRLNGKKVFFLTGTDEHGAKIAAAAEKTGESPQDFVNRIASEYKKTWTVLNISYDDFIQTSEPRHKKAVQQVFEKLKSSGDITKGIYEDWYCLHDESYFSESELIDKKCPSCGRDVQKLKEESYFFKLSKYQQSLLDHYEKHPEFLSPPQRAGEIINFVRSGLRDLSVSRTRVSWGVPIESDPSHTVYVWFDALLNYISAPPENVWPADVHLVGKEIFRFHTVIWPAMLMALGKPLPKKVFAHGWWTVEGTKMSKSLGNVVDPIKMSEEYGVDAFRYFLFREVPFGADGDFSEKSLLTRYNAELANNLGNLVQRTTTLITKNFNGLIPPAQPSSELLANVAKLAQTLQNQYENLALGGVLESLFGLMIRTNKYIDDQAPWKLTVDQKAQLEKILWECLLVIKVLAVYLHPFMPKKTQEIWERMGEINKLENDAPLILAQFSEGKLPLFSKGQTILKADPLFMRKGGRWK, encoded by the coding sequence ATGAAAACCATCTATTTAACAACACCTCTTTATTATGTGAATGATGTGCCCCACATCGGGCACGCCTATACCACCATCGCCGCTGACATCTTGGCACGATGGAATCGATTGAATGGGAAAAAGGTTTTCTTCCTCACAGGGACCGATGAACATGGCGCAAAAATCGCCGCCGCCGCGGAAAAAACGGGGGAGTCTCCCCAAGACTTCGTAAACCGCATAGCCAGCGAGTACAAAAAAACTTGGACTGTTCTCAATATTTCCTACGACGACTTTATTCAAACATCAGAACCTCGTCACAAAAAAGCGGTTCAACAGGTTTTTGAAAAACTCAAATCCTCGGGGGATATCACCAAAGGTATTTATGAGGATTGGTATTGCCTTCACGATGAATCCTACTTCTCCGAAAGTGAATTGATCGATAAAAAATGCCCGAGTTGTGGACGAGACGTTCAAAAACTAAAAGAAGAGAGCTACTTCTTTAAACTATCTAAATACCAACAATCCCTGCTTGATCATTATGAGAAACACCCTGAATTTCTTTCTCCACCCCAACGGGCGGGAGAAATTATTAATTTTGTTAGGTCAGGACTGAGAGATCTCTCCGTTTCGCGAACTCGGGTGTCGTGGGGAGTTCCAATTGAATCAGATCCTTCTCACACGGTGTATGTTTGGTTTGACGCGCTCCTCAATTACATTTCTGCTCCCCCCGAAAACGTCTGGCCCGCGGATGTTCATTTGGTCGGGAAAGAGATTTTCCGATTCCATACCGTCATTTGGCCGGCCATGTTGATGGCGCTTGGAAAACCGCTTCCAAAAAAAGTGTTTGCTCATGGATGGTGGACGGTGGAAGGGACCAAAATGTCCAAATCTTTGGGCAATGTGGTTGACCCAATTAAAATGTCCGAAGAATATGGCGTGGACGCCTTTCGCTATTTCTTGTTTCGAGAAGTTCCCTTTGGAGCCGATGGGGATTTTTCAGAAAAATCGCTGCTCACCCGTTACAACGCTGAGCTCGCCAACAACCTGGGGAATTTGGTGCAGCGCACCACAACTCTCATAACAAAAAACTTCAACGGATTGATCCCTCCGGCGCAACCCTCAAGTGAATTGCTGGCCAATGTCGCTAAATTGGCCCAAACCCTTCAAAATCAATATGAGAATTTGGCTTTGGGGGGGGTGCTCGAATCCCTTTTTGGGTTAATGATAAGAACCAACAAATACATTGATGACCAAGCCCCGTGGAAATTGACTGTGGATCAAAAAGCCCAGCTTGAAAAAATCCTTTGGGAATGTCTCTTGGTCATTAAAGTCTTGGCGGTATATCTGCATCCCTTCATGCCAAAAAAAACCCAAGAGATTTGGGAAAGAATGGGAGAAATCAATAAGCTGGAAAATGATGCGCCACTTATTTTGGCCCAATTTTCGGAAGGAAAACTGCCTCTTTTTTCCAAAGGCCAGACCATTCTAAAAGCAGACCCGCTCTTCATGCGAAAAGGCGGTCGATGGAAATAA
- the ycfH gene encoding putative metal-dependent hydrolase YcfH, with the protein MQRGEEGWFETHAHLSDAKFDSDRDQVIERAFSAGIGAIVEIADGPTEWPKAKQLAERYSGKLWWAAGLHPYYADQSAPPLWRELKGLTQHPQFVAIGEIGLDYAKCPIPQDVQKEAFINGIELALQTHKPMIIHCREAYTDLMPLLRSYISNASNPGVIHCFSGNRENAEELIHMGFYLGVDGPLTYPSATALREALQTIPNDKLVLETDSPYLPPQTHRGQRNEPSLLPEIGNHLAWLRNISPKEMTKITYLNSKKLFRLNPLE; encoded by the coding sequence ATGCAACGTGGTGAAGAGGGCTGGTTTGAAACCCATGCTCACCTCAGCGATGCGAAATTTGATTCGGACCGAGACCAAGTCATTGAGAGAGCATTTTCAGCCGGTATTGGGGCCATTGTTGAAATCGCTGACGGGCCTACCGAATGGCCCAAAGCGAAACAACTTGCGGAGCGCTATTCTGGAAAACTATGGTGGGCGGCGGGACTTCATCCGTATTACGCTGACCAATCTGCACCCCCTCTTTGGCGGGAATTAAAAGGCCTGACCCAACATCCTCAATTTGTGGCCATTGGTGAAATTGGTCTCGACTATGCCAAATGTCCGATCCCACAGGATGTTCAAAAAGAGGCCTTCATCAACGGCATCGAACTCGCCTTGCAGACTCATAAACCCATGATCATTCACTGCCGGGAAGCCTATACAGACCTCATGCCCCTCTTGAGATCGTATATTTCAAATGCATCGAACCCTGGTGTCATCCATTGCTTTTCTGGCAATCGAGAAAATGCAGAAGAACTCATTCACATGGGTTTTTATCTGGGAGTCGATGGCCCTCTTACCTACCCCAGTGCGACCGCCCTGAGAGAAGCTCTTCAAACTATTCCAAACGATAAACTGGTTCTCGAAACCGACAGTCCCTACCTTCCACCTCAAACCCACCGCGGCCAAAGAAATGAGCCAAGCCTCTTACCAGAAATCGGAAATCACCTGGCCTGGTTGCGTAACATTTCGCCTAAAGAAATGACCAAGATCACTTATCTCAACAGCAAAAAACTCTTCCGCCTAAATCCGCTCGAATAA
- the sulD gene encoding Bifunctional folate synthesis protein — protein MILAVKAYIAMGSNQGNSVSFLSNAVHFIRHLVGVKLLGVSSLYVTQAVGGPPQADYLNGVLMVQTSFAPQQLMLKLLDIERKLGRVRRTKWGPRSIDLDLLAVGQRVVRSRALLLPHPRYHLRRFVLVPFCDVAPRFVHPVLGLQNRTLLRKLTPLGQRVTIFALWNGTQFLPCNLKRKPKAL, from the coding sequence ATGATTCTGGCCGTGAAAGCCTATATTGCCATGGGATCGAACCAGGGAAACTCCGTTTCATTTCTATCCAACGCTGTGCATTTCATTCGTCATTTGGTTGGAGTAAAATTGTTGGGTGTTTCATCTCTTTATGTAACACAAGCGGTGGGAGGGCCCCCTCAGGCTGACTATTTGAATGGAGTGTTGATGGTTCAAACTTCATTCGCTCCTCAACAGTTGATGTTGAAACTTCTTGATATTGAGAGAAAGCTGGGGCGTGTGCGGCGAACAAAATGGGGGCCTCGTTCGATTGATCTTGACCTGTTGGCCGTGGGTCAGCGGGTGGTTCGTAGTAGAGCCTTATTATTACCTCACCCGCGTTATCACCTAAGGCGATTTGTATTGGTTCCTTTTTGTGATGTGGCCCCCCGATTCGTTCATCCAGTTTTGGGTCTCCAAAATAGGACATTGTTGAGAAAATTGACGCCTCTGGGTCAAAGAGTTACGATCTTTGCTCTGTGGAACGGAACACAATTCTTACCCTGCAATCTAAAAAGAAAACCAAAAGCCCTATAG
- the tmk gene encoding Thymidylate kinase, producing the protein MKNRGLFLTFEGTDGVGKSTQIKLLASWLKQKGHSVVLTREPGGGPLAEKIRELLLNPRLSIEPLTELFLYEAARVEHVKKVIQPALKKGKVVLCDRFTDATLAYQGHARGLMIHALRLNEIAAGNVAPNLTFLLDLAPHKGLHRAKARNKNNRGDRLENEGLAFQKKVRQGYRLLAKQHPGRIKIIPVQASLHQTQEIIRAILARSLHGNIGTTLRSPLFKRRP; encoded by the coding sequence ATGAAAAATCGTGGACTTTTTTTAACCTTTGAAGGGACTGATGGAGTTGGCAAATCAACCCAAATCAAACTGTTGGCCTCCTGGCTCAAACAAAAGGGCCATTCAGTCGTATTAACCCGCGAACCTGGCGGCGGCCCCTTGGCGGAAAAAATCCGAGAACTCTTGCTCAACCCCCGCCTCTCCATCGAACCTTTAACCGAACTCTTTTTGTACGAAGCCGCACGTGTGGAACATGTAAAAAAAGTTATTCAACCCGCCTTAAAAAAAGGAAAAGTGGTGTTGTGTGACCGGTTCACGGATGCCACGCTCGCCTATCAAGGACATGCCCGAGGCCTCATGATTCATGCCTTACGGTTAAACGAAATTGCCGCTGGAAACGTCGCACCCAACCTCACATTTCTATTGGATTTGGCCCCGCATAAAGGGCTTCACCGAGCCAAAGCAAGAAACAAAAACAACCGGGGGGACCGCCTAGAAAATGAAGGATTGGCCTTTCAAAAGAAAGTTCGCCAAGGATATCGTCTTTTAGCGAAACAGCACCCGGGGCGCATCAAAATTATTCCGGTTCAGGCCAGCCTTCACCAAACACAAGAAATCATACGGGCGATTCTCGCAAGGAGTCTTCATGGAAATATTGGGACAACCCTTCGTTCTCCATTATTTAAACGAAGGCCTTAG
- the panC gene encoding Pantothenate synthetase, translating to MKILYSPSSFQRWRSSLPIKASIGFVPTMGALHEAHLSLIKRSKRENKFTVVSIFVNPTQFGPREDFKRYPRPFKADVRLLNSVGVDVLFAPSQDVMYGSNHVTEVRVKKLTNTLCGAPRSRGPQHFVGVATVVAKLFNIVRPHKAYFGMKDFQQLRMIEQMTEDLNWDVKIIRCPTLREADGLARSSRNVFLSPRERRQAPRLFQALQQGRKLLTSRAHMSPRAICKKISHLLSVHPSFKIDYIEMVDPATLEPMKVRRRPALLAAAVFMGRTRLIDNILIKP from the coding sequence ATGAAAATCTTGTATTCCCCTTCCTCCTTCCAAAGGTGGCGTTCCAGTCTCCCTATTAAAGCATCCATTGGTTTTGTGCCAACGATGGGGGCGCTGCATGAAGCGCATTTGTCATTGATCAAACGATCCAAACGTGAAAACAAATTTACGGTGGTTTCGATATTCGTGAACCCCACGCAATTTGGTCCCAGGGAAGATTTTAAACGCTACCCTCGTCCCTTTAAAGCGGATGTGCGGCTTTTGAATTCTGTGGGGGTGGACGTGCTTTTTGCTCCCTCTCAGGATGTTATGTACGGTTCCAATCATGTGACTGAGGTGAGAGTGAAGAAATTAACCAATACTTTGTGCGGGGCTCCCCGCTCCAGAGGGCCACAACACTTTGTGGGCGTGGCCACAGTTGTGGCAAAACTTTTCAATATTGTCCGTCCCCATAAGGCCTATTTTGGAATGAAAGATTTTCAACAGCTCCGCATGATCGAACAGATGACCGAAGATCTCAACTGGGACGTCAAAATCATACGGTGCCCGACCCTTCGTGAGGCTGACGGTTTGGCCCGTTCCAGTCGTAATGTGTTCTTATCTCCCCGAGAACGTCGGCAAGCGCCGCGATTGTTCCAAGCTTTACAGCAGGGGAGAAAACTCTTAACATCCCGCGCACACATGAGCCCTCGGGCGATATGCAAAAAAATCTCTCATCTCCTCTCAGTTCACCCGTCATTCAAAATCGATTACATTGAAATGGTTGATCCTGCGACGCTTGAGCCCATGAAAGTTCGACGTCGCCCCGCTTTGTTGGCGGCGGCTGTGTTCATGGGACGGACACGACTCATTGATAATATTTTGATTAAACCATGA
- the mprA_2 gene encoding Response regulator MprA produces the protein MKKRHKILIVDDEENIASSMSDLLEMKGYEVKSANNGVEGLKILADEPIDLVLLDLKMPRMDGYMFMEHLKERWENGDKRFPLPQIIVMTAVDKKNDLGLANNLGAVEYLNKPYKSDDLLSLLKKLLK, from the coding sequence ATGAAAAAACGGCACAAAATTCTCATTGTGGATGATGAAGAAAACATCGCCTCTTCTATGAGTGATCTTCTGGAAATGAAGGGATACGAAGTCAAAAGCGCCAACAATGGCGTCGAGGGGCTCAAAATTTTGGCAGATGAACCCATCGACTTGGTTCTTTTGGATCTCAAAATGCCCCGCATGGACGGTTATATGTTCATGGAACATTTAAAGGAACGCTGGGAAAATGGAGACAAACGATTTCCGCTTCCCCAAATTATTGTGATGACGGCCGTAGACAAAAAAAATGATCTGGGTTTGGCCAATAATCTCGGGGCCGTTGAATATTTAAATAAACCTTATAAATCTGACGATTTGTTGTCCCTTCTTAAAAAACTACTGAAATAA